From Streptomyces sp. NBC_01460, a single genomic window includes:
- a CDS encoding haloacid dehalogenase type II, whose protein sequence is MPELQIDALVFDVLGTLVDEPTGIRAGIRELAPTLDEPTTEQLLTLWQEHIDSASRRVLDGSRPYATSEDLDREAARIVAEAAGAEDPAAVAALALAGRRLPPWPDTVAGLALLAERFPLIGLSNASRSALLGLNARAGLRWHQVLSAEEARTYKPDPAVYRLAVTASGAPPERLLMVAAHAWDLRGAQAIGLRTAYVARPVGDPPAPSDRFDLYADDLTDLAGQLAGAWNLPG, encoded by the coding sequence ATGCCCGAATTACAGATCGACGCCCTGGTCTTCGACGTGCTGGGCACACTCGTCGACGAACCCACCGGGATCCGCGCCGGAATCCGGGAGCTCGCCCCCACACTCGACGAGCCCACCACGGAGCAGCTCCTGACGCTGTGGCAGGAGCACATCGACAGCGCATCGCGTCGCGTGCTCGACGGCAGCCGGCCCTACGCCACCAGCGAGGACCTGGACCGGGAGGCCGCCCGGATCGTCGCCGAGGCGGCCGGTGCCGAGGACCCCGCTGCCGTGGCGGCGCTGGCCCTGGCGGGCCGTCGCCTGCCGCCGTGGCCCGACACCGTCGCGGGGCTCGCCCTGCTCGCCGAGCGCTTCCCGCTGATCGGCCTGTCCAACGCGAGCCGGAGTGCGCTGCTGGGGCTCAACGCCCGCGCCGGGCTGCGCTGGCACCAGGTGCTGTCGGCCGAGGAGGCCCGGACCTACAAGCCGGATCCTGCGGTCTACCGGCTGGCCGTGACCGCCTCCGGGGCGCCGCCGGAGCGGCTGCTGATGGTGGCCGCCCACGCCTGGGACCTGCGAGGTGCGCAGGCGATCGGGCTGCGCACCGCCTACGTCGCCCGCCCCGTGGGTGATCCGCCCGCACCCTCTGACCGGTTCGACCTGTATGCCGACGACCTGACCGACCTGGCCGGACAGCTCGCCGGGGCCTGGAACCTGCCCGGCTGA
- a CDS encoding DUF397 domain-containing protein produces MKISSSDYDLAAATWHKSTYSDASGGNCLEVATWRKSTYSGGDGGNCLEVADNLPDVVPVRDSKVTDGPALVFRTGAWAAFIADLKHA; encoded by the coding sequence ATGAAGATCAGCAGCTCTGACTACGACCTCGCTGCGGCGACCTGGCACAAGTCCACCTACAGCGATGCCAGTGGCGGCAACTGCCTGGAGGTCGCCACCTGGCGCAAGTCGACGTACAGCGGCGGCGATGGGGGCAACTGCCTAGAAGTCGCCGACAACCTCCCCGATGTCGTCCCCGTCCGCGACTCCAAGGTCACCGACGGCCCGGCGCTCGTGTTCCGGACCGGTGCCTGGGCGGCCTTCATCGCGGACCTCAAGCACGCGTAG